From the Lathyrus oleraceus cultivar Zhongwan6 chromosome 4, CAAS_Psat_ZW6_1.0, whole genome shotgun sequence genome, one window contains:
- the LOC127137989 gene encoding uncharacterized protein LOC127137989 has translation MSGLDIVAVVHKLPLQPDFPPVKQKLQRTRPDMALKICEEVKRKFDVGFLEVAKYPQWVANIVPVPKKDNKVRMCVVYKDLNKASLKDGFPLPHIDTLLDNTVMFVIFSFIDGFSTYNQIKMATEDMEKTMFITPWGTLCYKVIPFRLKNAGATYQREMVTLFHDIMHKEIEVYVNDVITKSQSEDDHMDHLHKLFERLQKFQLRLTLAKCTFGVRSRTLLGFIASQRGIEVDPDKGKPLFIYLTVIEESMGCVLGQHDETEREEHMDLIKYIFENLVLIGRLARWQMLLSEYNIQYVSKKAIKGTVLSDYLVHQPFEDYQPLKFDFPDEDIMEVKDYEIPVPEEGPEPGSRWKLMFDGSSNYMGYGVGDVMMNPNGGYTPFTTRLCFDFTKNIAEYEACILGIKGAIDLRIKILEVRFCNEAPLIQIERNDEPSYCQLVEEEADGKPWFHNIKCYMQNQEYPANATILDKKTLRKMASKFFLINGVLYKRNHDMVLPRYVVRHEVDMLIKEIHDGSFGIHDNGHDMAKKILRVGYYWLTIESDCFNYARKCHKCQTYADKMHVPPTLLNVLTLP, from the exons ATGTCAGGTCTAGACATTGTTGCTGTTGTGCATAAGCTTCCGCTTCAGCCAGACTTCCCGCCAGTGAAGCAAAAACTCCAAAGAacaagacccgacatggctctgAAGATTTGTGAAGAGGTCAAACGTAAATTCGATGTTGGTTTCCTAGAAGTTGCgaagtaccctcaatgggtagctaacATCGTGCCTGTGCCCAAAAAGGATAacaaggtcaggatgtgtgtcgtTTATAAGgatttaaacaaagctagtctgaaGGACGGcttccctctgccacacattgacacCCTATTAGACAACACTGTTATGTTCGTTATCTTCTCCTTCATAGATGGATTCTCAActtataatcaaatcaagatggccacagaagatatggaaaagaccatGTTCATTACCCCTTGGGGAACACTTTGCTATAAGGTTATACCTTTCAGACTCAAGAACGCAGGagcaacttaccaaagagaaatggTCACCCTCTTCCATGATATTatgcataaggaaattgaggtttatgtcaATGATGTGATCACTAAATCTCAAAGTGAAGACGATCATATGGACCACTTGCATAAGCTATTTGAGCGCCTCCAAAAATTCCAACTACGATTGACCCTTGCTAAATGCACTTTTGGTGTTCGATCACGAACGTTGCTTGGTTTCATCGctagtcaacgaggaattgaggtagatcccGACAAG GGGAAGCCATTATTTATTTATCTGACTGTGATTGAAGAGTCAATGGGatgtgtgttgggacaacatgatGAAACCGAACGGGAAGAACAT ATGGATCtaataaagtacatctttgagaatCTTGTCTTAATTGGAAGActtgctcgttggcagatgttgttgtccGAGTACAACATCCAATACGTATCCAAGAAAGCTATCAAAGGAACTGTGTTGTCTGACTACCTTGTACACCAACCATTCGAAGATTACCAACCACTGAAATTTGACTTCCCCGATGAAGATATTATGGAAGTAAAGGATTATGAAATCCCAGTACCTGAGGAAGGACCCGAGCCAGGATCTCGATGGAAgctcatgtttgatggttcctccaattacatggggtATGGAGTGGGAGATGTTATGATGAACCCAAATGGTGGTTATACTCCTTTCACAACAAGGTTGTGCTTTGATTTCACGAAaaatatagcagaatatgaggcgtgcatcctgGGTATTAAAGGAGCAATTGacctccgaatcaaaatccttgaG GTCAGGTTTTGTAATGAAGCACCACTCATTCAAATTGAGAGAAACGATGAACCATCTTACTGTCAATTGGTTGAAGAAGAGGCTgatggtaaaccttggtttcacAACATCAAATGCTATATGCAAAATCAGGAGTATCCAGCAAATGCTACCATCCTAGACAAGAAAACTTTGAGGAAGATGGCATCCAAATTCTTCCTGATCAATGGtgtactttacaagagaaaccatgacatggttcTGCCTAGATACGTGGTTAGACACGAAGTAGACATGTTGATTAAAGAGATTCATGACGGATCCTTTGGAATCCATGATAATGGGCATGATATGGCGAAGAAAATCTTAAGGGttggttattactggttgaccataGAGTCTGACTGCTTCAACTATGCCAGAAAGTGTCATAAATGTCAAACTTATGCTGACAAAATGCATGTACCACCAACACTTCTAAATGTTTTGACATTGCCTTAG